The following are encoded in a window of Oncorhynchus gorbuscha isolate QuinsamMale2020 ecotype Even-year unplaced genomic scaffold, OgorEven_v1.0 Un_scaffold_939, whole genome shotgun sequence genomic DNA:
- the LOC124019438 gene encoding progonadoliberin-3 — translation MDLSSKTVVQVVMLALIAQVTFSQHWSYGWLPGGKRSVGELEATIRMMDTGGVMALPEETDAHIPERLRPYDVMSKKRMPHK, via the exons ATGGATCTTAGCAGCAAAACGGTTGTGCAGGTGGTGATGTTGGCGTTGATAGCTCAGGTCACTTTCTCTCAGCATTGGTCGTATGGGTGGCTACCTGGAGGAAAGAGAAGTGTTGGGGAGCTGGAGGCCACCATCAGG ATGATGGACACAGGTGGTGTAATGGCTCTTCCTGAGGAGACAGATGCCCATATCCCAGAGAGACTGAGACCATATGATGTA ATGTCGAAGAAACGGATGCCGCATAAATAA